One region of Microbacterium rhizosphaerae genomic DNA includes:
- a CDS encoding cell wall-binding repeat-containing protein has translation MKRLRHTTLAVVILAATIALLTPTPVEAIMPPTASVTGTFLGDVPGSASLALNPSDSSTSAGLRVEFWRYEPGDGSYSSTPAPFVWIQDSSGVWTESGIEPGTYRIEFVPVREDIGQGYWEPAGLARYLETAPDVTLTAGQTFALGTVNLPPVVEDVSRLQGSDRFETAVTVSRAAHPGSPTAIDHPATVTPVVYLVDGLNYPDALSAGPAAAIQDGEILLTSPTSLPSSTATELARLRPERLIVVGGKSAISDGVAATAADAAGITTPTNVVRLGGSDRYATAEAIVRDAFVPLSPGTQTVIVATGRDYPDALSAGPAASRLRAPVVIVDGTLPELSGETTTLLTDLMVNKIIIVGGEQAVSTGIEAQLSSLSGATYPVQRIDGGDRFSTSIRLNEWAFPTTDRAFLATGFNFPDALAGAPLAARLGAPIALTRPECLDAGGYVVLRNGHANGAVLLGGPAALSSAIGSLVNCGDIDAPSYTVSGEPVPLSIPGPQ, from the coding sequence ATGAAGAGGCTTCGTCATACGACGCTCGCGGTCGTCATTCTGGCGGCCACCATCGCATTGCTCACGCCAACCCCGGTCGAGGCAATCATGCCGCCCACGGCCAGTGTGACGGGGACCTTCTTGGGCGACGTCCCAGGTTCCGCATCGCTCGCCCTTAATCCGTCGGATTCGAGCACAAGTGCCGGATTGCGCGTCGAGTTCTGGCGATACGAGCCCGGCGATGGTAGCTACTCATCGACACCGGCCCCGTTCGTCTGGATTCAGGATTCGAGCGGAGTGTGGACCGAGTCGGGCATCGAACCTGGCACCTACCGGATCGAGTTCGTACCCGTCCGCGAGGACATCGGCCAGGGATACTGGGAGCCGGCCGGACTGGCCCGCTATCTCGAAACGGCACCCGACGTCACGCTCACCGCGGGTCAAACTTTCGCGCTCGGGACCGTCAATCTTCCCCCCGTAGTCGAGGACGTCTCCCGCCTGCAGGGATCTGACCGCTTCGAGACCGCGGTCACGGTGTCTAGAGCAGCTCATCCAGGCAGTCCAACTGCAATCGATCATCCGGCGACGGTGACACCAGTTGTGTACCTCGTTGACGGGCTCAACTATCCTGATGCTCTGAGCGCTGGACCTGCGGCAGCCATCCAGGATGGCGAGATCCTCCTGACGTCGCCAACGTCGCTGCCGTCAAGCACCGCAACGGAGCTCGCGCGCCTGCGTCCCGAGCGTCTCATCGTCGTCGGCGGTAAGAGCGCCATATCGGACGGTGTGGCGGCGACCGCGGCCGACGCCGCAGGAATCACGACTCCGACGAATGTCGTGCGGCTGGGTGGGTCGGACAGGTACGCTACGGCGGAAGCCATTGTCCGCGATGCATTCGTTCCGTTGTCGCCCGGTACCCAGACCGTCATTGTCGCGACCGGCCGAGACTATCCGGACGCTCTATCCGCGGGCCCGGCTGCCAGCCGCCTCAGGGCACCAGTTGTGATCGTGGACGGGACCTTGCCCGAGCTTTCGGGTGAGACCACAACGCTCCTTACCGATCTGATGGTCAACAAGATCATCATCGTGGGGGGCGAGCAGGCCGTCTCCACAGGCATCGAGGCGCAACTCTCATCACTCTCCGGCGCGACCTACCCCGTGCAGAGAATCGATGGCGGAGATCGATTCTCAACCTCGATCCGCCTCAACGAGTGGGCGTTCCCGACAACGGACCGCGCGTTCTTGGCGACCGGCTTCAACTTCCCCGACGCCCTCGCCGGCGCTCCGCTCGCGGCGAGGCTCGGCGCACCGATCGCTCTCACTCGCCCCGAATGCCTGGATGCCGGCGGATACGTCGTGCTACGCAATGGACACGCGAACGGGGCCGTTCTTCTCGGCGGTCCGGCCGCCCTCTCGTCCGCTATCGGTAGCCTGGTGAACTGCGGCGACATAGATGCACCGAGCTACACCGTTTCGGGTGAACCAGTGCCCCTGAGCATCCCTGGTCCTCAATAG
- a CDS encoding cell wall-binding repeat-containing protein yields MLMRRLSITVVALVVALVATAVGATPALATTGTGISNPADLVFSGDGAMAFVAAGMTISVIETATDAVVRSVELPQKPLVIATRADDRVLYVITDYCDPTLGNQTRILSVDTATMVVAPTALIASCSARALAITADGSKAYLPAYDVLQVRDVASGQLLGSARQYQSGPIQRIALGPGDRHVYIRTLPADQQGISYSLDAATLGAVQSVSGPYGPQISDIVPLSDDTRAVLADQNGWLETGGESPLGGNLIDGVMYNAVSQVTATPDGNILLAAHGDTIDAVSITSGKRLASFLVAGWAGVWVSPGGDIAYGAGDTLTRFTLGLSTKPSAETDRIAGDSRYETAIALSKAKYPSGNPVVYVASGADFPDALSSGPAAAKVGASLLLTTPGTLMPDVAAEITRLHPSRIVAVGGPAVMSATVRAALSAAAPGAELDWVYGADRYSTSRAIAKYAWTSAPDVYVADGRSFADALGAASAAGARKAPLIVVPGNSITYVTKPSDQWDSSLFGQMVDMFGAMKVTRLYVVGGEATITPDTYNKLGMMVSSNIVYRLWGQDRFGTSLYATGNAIPTADHAYLASGYSFPDALAGAAVAGAEGAPLYTVPQNCVPKRTLVDLALQGVTHVTILGGTVTLASAVDALTPCP; encoded by the coding sequence ATGCTGATGCGCCGTTTAAGCATCACTGTCGTCGCTCTTGTCGTCGCACTCGTTGCGACTGCGGTTGGCGCGACGCCGGCGCTGGCGACTACCGGAACCGGCATCTCCAATCCGGCCGACCTCGTGTTCTCCGGCGACGGTGCCATGGCGTTCGTGGCCGCGGGTATGACAATCTCCGTGATCGAAACGGCGACCGACGCGGTCGTTCGCAGCGTGGAGCTTCCCCAGAAGCCGCTCGTTATCGCAACGCGCGCGGATGACCGCGTTCTTTATGTGATCACCGACTACTGCGACCCAACGCTCGGAAACCAGACCCGAATACTGAGCGTCGACACCGCGACGATGGTGGTTGCTCCGACCGCACTGATCGCGAGCTGCTCTGCGCGTGCTCTTGCTATCACAGCCGATGGCTCGAAGGCCTATCTGCCCGCATATGACGTCCTCCAGGTTCGCGACGTGGCCTCGGGGCAACTCCTCGGGAGTGCGCGACAGTATCAGAGCGGGCCGATCCAGCGAATAGCGCTCGGCCCAGGTGATCGACATGTATACATTCGAACTCTCCCGGCGGACCAGCAGGGAATCTCATACTCGTTGGATGCGGCCACATTGGGCGCGGTCCAGTCGGTCAGCGGTCCCTACGGCCCCCAGATCAGCGACATCGTGCCGCTCTCAGATGACACGAGAGCAGTATTGGCCGATCAGAATGGTTGGCTGGAGACCGGCGGCGAGTCACCGCTCGGCGGCAACCTGATCGACGGGGTGATGTACAACGCGGTATCACAGGTGACAGCGACGCCGGATGGAAACATCCTTCTCGCCGCTCACGGCGACACGATCGACGCGGTCTCTATCACCTCCGGCAAGCGACTGGCCTCCTTCCTGGTGGCAGGCTGGGCGGGCGTCTGGGTGTCGCCGGGAGGCGATATCGCTTATGGAGCGGGCGATACGCTCACACGATTTACGCTCGGGCTTTCCACGAAGCCATCGGCGGAGACAGATCGCATCGCCGGTGATTCGCGCTACGAGACGGCTATCGCATTAAGCAAGGCGAAATACCCGTCTGGTAACCCTGTTGTGTACGTCGCATCTGGTGCGGACTTCCCGGACGCTCTCAGCTCAGGACCCGCGGCGGCAAAGGTCGGGGCGAGCCTTCTCCTCACGACGCCGGGGACTCTGATGCCCGACGTGGCAGCCGAGATCACGCGACTTCACCCGTCGCGGATCGTCGCTGTCGGTGGGCCGGCGGTCATGTCCGCAACGGTACGCGCTGCCCTCTCGGCGGCGGCACCCGGGGCTGAACTCGACTGGGTATATGGGGCTGACCGGTATTCGACGTCTCGAGCGATCGCGAAATATGCCTGGACGTCTGCGCCGGACGTGTATGTCGCCGATGGAAGATCCTTCGCGGACGCGCTCGGGGCGGCGTCTGCCGCGGGGGCACGGAAGGCTCCGCTCATCGTCGTTCCCGGCAACTCAATTACCTATGTGACGAAGCCCTCGGATCAATGGGACTCGAGTCTCTTCGGCCAGATGGTCGACATGTTCGGTGCGATGAAGGTCACGCGACTCTATGTCGTCGGAGGAGAAGCGACGATCACGCCGGACACCTACAACAAACTAGGGATGATGGTGTCGAGCAATATCGTCTATCGCCTCTGGGGCCAGGATCGATTCGGCACATCGCTGTACGCGACCGGCAACGCGATTCCGACAGCTGATCACGCCTACCTTGCAAGCGGATATTCCTTTCCAGACGCGTTGGCTGGAGCTGCCGTCGCTGGAGCCGAGGGCGCTCCACTTTATACGGTGCCTCAAAACTGCGTGCCAAAGCGGACTCTCGTCGACCTCGCCCTTCAGGGAGTGACCCATGTGACGATTCTGGGCGGCACCGTCACACTAGCGTCTGCTGTAGATGCGCTCACGCCGTGCCCGTGA
- a CDS encoding ABC transporter permease, with product MVTGQDHRLVSVTSAPTVGAPGSPRRYAHSLWLLSARDLRVRYATSALGYLWSVLDPLVMSIIYWFVFTQIFHRGHVGDQPYIVFLLSALLPWVWFNAAVSDFTTAFNRDARLVRSTAIPRSIWMNRIVLSKGIEFIYSLPVLAVFAIFTGAHLTWQVVWLPIAVILQAVLLVGLGLIVAPLCVLWKDLERTTRLVLRALFYVSPIIYGMHDLPPIFKSIAIFNPLSGIFTMYRVAFFPNQWDTPAVVASFIMSFAFLIVGLFVFRSLERPVLKEL from the coding sequence ATGGTGACAGGGCAAGACCATAGACTCGTCTCCGTGACTTCAGCCCCGACCGTCGGCGCGCCCGGCTCGCCGCGGCGCTACGCACACTCCCTGTGGCTGCTGTCGGCGCGTGACCTCCGCGTCCGTTATGCGACGAGCGCGCTCGGATACCTCTGGTCGGTGCTCGACCCGCTGGTGATGAGCATCATCTACTGGTTCGTGTTCACCCAGATCTTCCACCGCGGCCACGTCGGCGACCAGCCGTACATCGTCTTCCTCCTGTCCGCCCTGCTGCCGTGGGTGTGGTTCAACGCGGCGGTCAGCGACTTCACCACGGCGTTCAATCGGGATGCGCGGCTCGTACGCTCCACGGCGATCCCGCGCTCGATCTGGATGAACCGCATCGTCCTCAGCAAGGGAATCGAGTTCATCTACTCTCTGCCGGTGCTGGCCGTCTTCGCCATCTTCACCGGCGCCCACCTCACGTGGCAGGTGGTGTGGCTGCCGATCGCCGTCATCCTGCAGGCCGTCCTCCTGGTGGGGCTCGGTCTGATCGTCGCGCCCCTCTGCGTCCTGTGGAAGGACCTCGAGCGCACGACGCGGCTCGTGCTCCGCGCGCTCTTCTACGTCTCTCCGATCATCTACGGGATGCACGACCTTCCCCCGATCTTCAAGTCGATCGCGATCTTCAACCCGCTCTCCGGCATCTTCACGATGTACCGCGTCGCCTTCTTCCCGAATCAGTGGGACACGCCCGCGGTCGTGGCGAGTTTCATCATGTCGTTCGCCTTCCTGATCGTCGGGCTCTTCGTCTTCCGGTCCCTCGAGCGCCCCGTGCTGAAGGAGCTGTGA
- a CDS encoding ABC transporter ATP-binding protein, producing the protein MDRPAIEVRDLGIRFRRNRRGRRSIKDLFGGASRRVAPDEFWALREVTFDVQPGESIGVVGRNGQGKSTLLKLVAGVLLSDEGRVQVNGGVAPLIEITGGFVGDLTVRENIRLTSGLHGMGRDEVARRFDDIVGFAELGDFVDTPYKHLSNGMKVRLAFSVVSQLEEPILLVDEVLAVGDKAFREKCYRRIDELLAEGRTLFFVSHNESDLRRFCTRGLYLDKGRLAMDASLAEVLDRYNADYN; encoded by the coding sequence ATGGACCGTCCCGCCATCGAGGTGCGCGACCTCGGCATCCGCTTCCGGCGCAATCGCCGTGGACGCCGCAGCATCAAGGACCTCTTCGGCGGCGCGTCGCGCCGCGTCGCGCCGGACGAGTTCTGGGCGCTCCGCGAGGTCACGTTCGATGTCCAGCCGGGGGAGTCGATCGGTGTCGTCGGCCGCAACGGGCAGGGCAAGTCGACGCTGCTGAAGCTCGTCGCGGGCGTGCTTCTCTCGGACGAGGGCCGCGTCCAGGTGAACGGCGGCGTGGCCCCGCTGATCGAGATCACGGGCGGATTCGTCGGTGACCTCACCGTGCGCGAGAACATCAGGCTCACCTCCGGCCTCCACGGGATGGGTCGGGACGAGGTCGCGCGTCGCTTCGACGACATCGTCGGCTTCGCGGAGCTCGGCGACTTCGTCGACACGCCCTACAAGCACCTGTCCAACGGGATGAAGGTGCGACTGGCCTTCTCGGTGGTGTCGCAGCTCGAGGAGCCCATCCTGCTGGTAGACGAGGTCCTAGCCGTCGGCGACAAGGCCTTCCGTGAGAAGTGCTACCGGCGCATCGATGAGCTGCTCGCCGAGGGGCGCACGCTCTTCTTCGTCAGCCACAACGAGAGCGACCTGCGCCGGTTCTGCACGCGCGGCCTCTACCTCGACAAGGGACGTCTGGCGATGGATGCGTCGCTCGCCGAGGTCCTCGACCGCTACAACGCCGACTACAACTGA
- a CDS encoding GtrA family protein, giving the protein MRAPDMSHMQDFLIRNLRRGGIFLAIGGLGFVVDAIVYNLLVFAGGAGPLHSAPLVAKTIAVIAGLVVTYVGNRLLTYRDRKEPVSWAQVVRYGVVNVLAIAVQLACLGFSRYVLHLDTVLADNISGTLIGQALATILRYVLYTLWVFPHTPGHDLITYVEDHAAIDEHRKNDAV; this is encoded by the coding sequence GTGCGCGCTCCCGATATGTCCCACATGCAGGACTTCCTTATTCGCAATCTCCGTCGCGGCGGAATTTTCCTCGCGATCGGCGGCTTGGGCTTCGTCGTCGACGCCATCGTCTACAACCTGCTGGTGTTCGCGGGCGGTGCAGGTCCTCTGCACTCGGCCCCGTTGGTCGCCAAGACCATCGCGGTCATCGCCGGGCTCGTCGTCACTTACGTCGGCAATAGGTTGCTCACCTACCGTGATCGCAAGGAGCCGGTCAGTTGGGCCCAGGTCGTGCGCTACGGCGTTGTCAACGTGCTCGCGATCGCGGTCCAGCTGGCGTGTCTGGGGTTCTCACGTTACGTGCTGCACCTCGACACAGTGCTCGCCGACAACATCTCCGGCACGTTGATCGGGCAGGCGCTCGCCACAATTCTGCGCTACGTCCTTTACACGCTGTGGGTCTTTCCCCATACTCCCGGTCACGACCTCATCACATACGTCGAGGACCACGCCGCCATCGACGAGCACCGCAAGAACGACGCCGTCTAA
- a CDS encoding NAD-dependent epimerase/dehydratase family protein: protein MQKVLITGSAGFIGGYVVEELLRQGFKVVGVDNYSKYGPVKKSYDENPNYELVVADVTDVARMTELLMDCDHFIAGAALIGGISYFHTYQYDLIAANERIIASSCDAAIAAKKAGSPLKKVTYMSSSMVFESTDRWPSKEGDELIVPPPLSSYGFQKLAVEYFARAAKGQYDIDYTILRPFNCVGIGESRALGDVEIHSGNVQLAMSHVVPDLVQKVLKGQDPLHILGEGNQIRHYTYGGDLARGIVLSLNHPAALNTDFNISTPVGHTVTELAEVIWRKIKGADVPLTLIHDEAFEYDVQKRVPDVTKAKEVLGFEATTTLEDMLDEVIPWIQNAIAEGTI from the coding sequence ATGCAGAAGGTCCTCATCACCGGTTCCGCCGGGTTCATCGGCGGTTACGTCGTCGAAGAACTCCTGCGTCAGGGTTTCAAGGTCGTAGGCGTCGACAACTATTCGAAGTACGGCCCCGTCAAGAAGTCGTACGACGAGAATCCGAACTACGAACTCGTCGTCGCAGACGTCACCGACGTGGCCCGGATGACCGAGCTCCTCATGGACTGCGATCACTTCATCGCGGGCGCGGCGCTAATCGGCGGCATTTCCTACTTCCACACCTACCAGTACGACCTCATCGCGGCGAACGAGCGCATCATCGCCTCATCGTGCGACGCGGCGATCGCTGCCAAGAAGGCCGGAAGCCCGCTGAAGAAGGTCACCTACATGTCGTCCTCGATGGTCTTCGAGTCGACGGACCGTTGGCCGTCCAAGGAGGGCGACGAGCTCATCGTCCCGCCGCCGCTCTCGTCCTACGGATTCCAGAAGCTTGCGGTGGAGTACTTCGCGCGCGCGGCGAAGGGCCAGTACGACATCGACTACACGATCCTTCGCCCGTTTAACTGCGTCGGCATCGGCGAGTCGCGCGCACTGGGCGATGTCGAGATCCACTCGGGGAACGTCCAGCTCGCAATGAGCCACGTGGTCCCGGACCTCGTGCAGAAGGTACTCAAGGGGCAGGACCCTCTCCACATCCTGGGTGAGGGAAACCAGATCCGGCACTATACATACGGCGGCGATCTCGCGCGGGGCATCGTGCTCAGCCTGAACCACCCGGCTGCGCTCAACACCGACTTCAATATCTCGACGCCCGTGGGCCACACAGTGACCGAGCTGGCGGAGGTCATCTGGCGGAAGATCAAGGGGGCGGATGTTCCGCTGACGCTCATTCACGACGAGGCGTTCGAGTACGACGTACAGAAGCGTGTACCGGATGTCACGAAGGCCAAGGAGGTCCTCGGCTTCGAGGCGACGACGACCCTCGAGGACATGCTGGACGAGGTCATCCCCTGGATCCAGAACGCGATCGCCGAAGGCACCATCTAG
- a CDS encoding glycosyltransferase family 2 protein has protein sequence MSEDRPRVSIVVPAYNEGEAIGPFIDRVKSTVRIPFELLIVVDTPDDTTLAPVAEATALDARIRGVINTHGRGPAQAIRYGFDVAEAPTVVVTMADGSDDPRQIDALTELVERGVVVAAGSRYMAGGQQIGGPRFKRSLSRLAGTSLHLFAGIGTRDATNSFKAYNADFVRTVTIQSRDGFEIGLELTAKARRARLPVAELPTIWLDRTEGQSNFQLRKWIPKYLRWYFFAFGRPLPINEIKDAAHAGAKGSK, from the coding sequence TTGAGCGAGGACCGGCCGCGCGTATCGATCGTCGTCCCGGCCTACAACGAGGGCGAGGCCATCGGTCCCTTCATCGACCGGGTGAAGAGCACCGTCAGGATTCCGTTCGAGCTCCTCATCGTCGTCGATACGCCCGACGACACCACCCTGGCTCCAGTGGCGGAGGCTACTGCACTCGATGCTCGCATCAGAGGGGTGATCAACACGCACGGCCGGGGCCCGGCGCAGGCCATCCGCTACGGGTTCGATGTGGCGGAGGCACCAACCGTCGTCGTTACGATGGCCGACGGCAGCGACGATCCGAGGCAGATCGACGCTCTTACCGAACTCGTCGAGCGCGGCGTCGTCGTCGCGGCGGGAAGCCGCTACATGGCCGGAGGGCAGCAGATCGGCGGTCCGCGATTCAAGCGGTCGCTATCGAGGCTGGCAGGCACGTCGCTCCATCTCTTCGCAGGCATCGGAACCCGAGACGCCACCAACTCATTCAAGGCGTACAACGCAGACTTCGTTCGCACGGTGACGATTCAGTCTCGTGACGGGTTCGAGATCGGCCTCGAGCTGACCGCGAAGGCGCGCCGCGCGCGGCTCCCCGTTGCTGAACTCCCCACCATCTGGCTCGACCGCACCGAGGGCCAGTCCAACTTCCAACTGCGGAAGTGGATCCCAAAGTACTTGCGCTGGTACTTCTTCGCTTTCGGGCGCCCACTCCCCATCAACGAGATCAAAGACGCCGCACACGCAGGCGCGAAGGGAAGCAAGTAA
- a CDS encoding nucleotide sugar dehydrogenase translates to MAFEHDVVVVGGGGHVGLPLAIALASRGKRTVVYDVAESAVSRIRMAQMPFIEPGADEVLAQVVADGMLTASTNPAVVATAENVIVVIGTPVDEHLNPDPNAIPRALATCAPYFRDGQLLALRSTIYPGVTALVRDMVDGMGLRMDVAFCPERIAEHKAMTELFELPQIVSGYTPEAIARAGDLFRSLTDAIVELTPEEAELAKLFTNTWRYIKFAAVNQFYMMANSKGVDFERVRAGLTQDYPRAQDMPGPGFAAGPCLFKDTMQLAAFSDNTFQLGHSAMLVNEGLPLYIASQLDAAHDLSDKTVGILGMAFKAGSDDIRSSLSYKLQRVLRFKAREVIATDPHVPAGVDGSLLPLEAVLERADILIIATPHHEYRELATDKPVADVWNLLGNGVLI, encoded by the coding sequence ATGGCCTTTGAACATGATGTCGTCGTTGTCGGTGGAGGCGGCCATGTCGGGCTTCCTCTTGCGATCGCACTGGCCAGTCGCGGCAAACGGACCGTCGTATACGACGTCGCCGAAAGCGCCGTGTCGCGCATCCGCATGGCGCAGATGCCGTTCATTGAGCCGGGGGCCGACGAAGTCCTCGCACAGGTGGTCGCTGACGGAATGCTGACAGCGTCCACAAACCCCGCGGTCGTGGCGACCGCCGAGAACGTCATCGTCGTCATCGGCACGCCTGTCGACGAGCATCTGAACCCCGACCCGAATGCGATCCCTCGGGCTCTGGCGACCTGCGCACCGTACTTCCGCGACGGTCAGCTGCTCGCATTGCGGAGCACGATCTATCCGGGCGTGACAGCGCTTGTACGAGACATGGTGGACGGCATGGGGCTTCGCATGGACGTCGCGTTCTGCCCGGAGCGAATTGCTGAGCACAAAGCGATGACGGAGCTTTTCGAGCTCCCTCAGATCGTGTCCGGCTACACCCCGGAAGCGATCGCTCGGGCCGGTGACCTGTTCCGTTCGCTGACCGACGCCATCGTCGAGCTGACCCCAGAAGAAGCGGAGCTGGCAAAGCTCTTCACCAATACATGGCGCTACATCAAGTTCGCGGCTGTGAACCAGTTCTACATGATGGCGAACTCGAAGGGCGTGGACTTCGAACGTGTTCGCGCAGGACTCACGCAGGATTACCCGCGCGCGCAGGACATGCCCGGGCCTGGCTTCGCAGCGGGCCCCTGCCTGTTCAAGGACACGATGCAGCTCGCCGCATTCAGCGACAACACGTTCCAACTCGGGCACTCGGCGATGCTCGTCAACGAGGGTCTACCGCTGTATATCGCGAGCCAGCTCGACGCCGCGCACGACTTGTCGGACAAGACGGTCGGCATCCTCGGCATGGCCTTCAAGGCCGGATCGGACGACATCCGATCGAGTCTCTCGTACAAGCTGCAGCGTGTTCTTCGATTCAAGGCTCGAGAGGTCATCGCGACTGACCCTCACGTGCCCGCCGGAGTGGACGGTTCCTTGCTCCCCCTCGAAGCTGTACTGGAGCGCGCGGACATCCTCATCATCGCAACGCCGCACCACGAATATCGTGAGCTCGCCACCGACAAGCCGGTCGCGGACGTGTGGAACCTGCTCGGCAACGGAGTTCTGATTTGA
- a CDS encoding glycosyltransferase family 2 protein, with translation MTESTPFDPASATIVVVTYNRSGLLTRLLESIAVMDPKPGHVVIVDNASIDDTTAVVDSFRERVGTEIVYRRLDENTGGSGGFSEGMRVAYELGSTWIWLMDDDVEVIPDGLAKMGAWAPRFKSIQGRRYDYDGSPFYWQYRIAEPLAIPIPYAPAGFDETRYKVMNSGCFEGMFIHRDIVRQIGLPDPRFFIYWDDQTYGWLASQRTTSVIVDDFVLRRTREIRQWDMGVRHLNASSDAYRYYIMRNRAIIKQYYRSAGVYRPALFAAGTALTFAKELIRLVAVERKVRGTSNLWRGLRDGGKIARDSAWQPMPPLAA, from the coding sequence ATGACTGAATCCACGCCGTTCGATCCGGCATCCGCGACGATCGTCGTCGTCACGTACAACCGCTCGGGTCTGCTGACGCGCCTGCTCGAGAGCATCGCCGTCATGGACCCGAAGCCCGGCCACGTCGTCATCGTCGACAACGCCTCGATCGACGACACGACCGCCGTCGTCGACTCGTTCCGCGAACGGGTGGGCACCGAGATCGTCTACCGCCGCCTGGACGAGAACACAGGCGGCTCGGGCGGGTTCAGCGAGGGGATGCGGGTCGCCTACGAGCTCGGATCTACCTGGATCTGGCTCATGGACGACGATGTCGAGGTCATCCCCGACGGCCTCGCGAAGATGGGTGCCTGGGCCCCGCGTTTCAAGAGCATCCAGGGTCGCCGCTACGACTACGACGGCAGCCCGTTCTATTGGCAGTACCGCATCGCGGAGCCTCTCGCCATCCCGATCCCCTACGCGCCTGCCGGCTTCGACGAGACGCGCTACAAGGTGATGAACAGTGGATGCTTCGAGGGCATGTTCATCCACCGCGACATCGTCCGGCAGATCGGCCTTCCTGACCCGCGCTTCTTCATCTATTGGGACGACCAGACGTACGGCTGGCTCGCCTCTCAACGGACGACCTCGGTGATCGTCGACGACTTCGTGCTGCGGCGCACGCGCGAGATCCGCCAGTGGGACATGGGCGTCCGCCACCTGAATGCCTCGAGCGATGCGTATCGGTACTACATCATGCGCAACCGCGCGATCATCAAGCAGTACTACCGCTCGGCCGGCGTCTACCGCCCCGCCCTGTTCGCGGCCGGCACCGCGTTGACGTTCGCGAAGGAGCTCATCCGCCTCGTCGCCGTCGAGCGCAAGGTGCGCGGAACCTCGAACCTCTGGAGGGGTCTGCGCGACGGCGGCAAGATCGCCCGCGACTCCGCCTGGCAGCCGATGCCTCCCCTCGCGGCCTGA